The following nucleotide sequence is from candidate division WOR-3 bacterium.
ATCGATTTCTTATTGAAGGACGGTAGTTTGCCCAATGCATCCACGATATTTTTCGTTTCATCTGTGTAATAGTAGCGGACCAGTCCCTTCATTATGGCACTGAATACCGGTTCGGGCAAACCCTTTTTCATGAAGCTCGGGTTCAGGACTTTCATCATATCAAAGTAACTGGTCTTCGGCACGAAAGGTACGTGTTCATATGAATCGATTATTATGTTGTCGACGACCACGGTTCGCTTGGTAAGTGAGTTTCTTATATAGTTGAACAGTTGATTGACGACAGCCCCGAACCTTTCCGACACAGCAATTTTGGTTTCGGCGGATTCGGCGAGCAGCTTGCGCGTAAGGATATCACGAAGCAACTTCCGATTGGCGATCTCGAATACTACAACATTAGAACTAACGCCCTGAACAAAATCCTGATAAATGTTGAAAATATGTTTGCTATATCTTTCGAAAAAATGTTCCCACTGATCTATCTGTGATTCATCCTCGAGAAACTTTATGTAATTAGAGACAAAATCACCCTGGAGGGTAAAAATCCTTCTTCCCAGATACACAAGTTCTTTGCCATTATTACTCTCTAGTTTCTCGATGAAAGGATCGCGTCTCGTGATCCGCTTGAGCACAGAGAAGTATCGCGTGAAATTTGCGTTATCGCGATACGTAGCATGCAGTTTTTCGTAGTATGGAGTTTCGTGAATTACTCTATCCTCTATTCCTTTATCGATCATTGGTACCGGTCCTTTGCGAGGGCGTGTTCCCGATAAGTCCGGGAAAAATGATGCCGTCCATCACCCCTTGCCACGAAGTAAAGGTAATCAACATCGGCTGGCGTTATTGCTGCCTTTATTGAACTCTCACCCGGCGAGCATATCGGCCCTGGAGGCAGTCCAAGATGCAGATATGTATTGTATGGTGAGCTAATTTTGAGGTCTTGGTCGGTTAGTTTCTGTTTGGAAACGGGATTTTCGGCCGTTTTCAAAATGTAAAAGATCGTCGCGCACGACTCCAGCGGCCTGTTTGAATTCAGACGGTTCAAAAACACACGGGCGATGATCGGCCTCTCCTCTTCATATTTTGCTTCCCTTTCCACAATCGACGCCAGAATAACGGCCCGGTGCAAAGAATCAGCACTTTTGAGCCCGTATTTCGGAACCCGGCGCAGAAAGTTGCGAACCATCATCGTGATCACCGCTTCCTCGCTCTGCATGACGCTGAGAGAATAGGTATCAGGGAAAAGATAACCCTCAAGCGACCTCATGTTCAATCCGAGCGCATCGATCAGGCTGTCATCGCTGCACAATTGGATGAACCGTGTATAATCAACCAATCCGTGATCAGCGAGGATCTGTCCGGTTTCGCGTATTGTCGAGCCCTCTGGTATCGTGACGATTATCTCAGATCTTCCACCACTCCTGAGCTGGTTGATCAAATATAGAGGATTTTTGTACTTGTACAGTTCGTAGGTGCCCGCTTTTAGCTGTCTCTCCTGTCCCGAAACTTTCAACCAGAACAAGAATTCGTCTACGTTCCGGACAATATTTTGATCTGCGAGGAAGACCGCGATCTCCCGCGCGCTCGCATTGTCCGGGATCGTAACTTCGGTCCGTCCCAGGGTCAAGGGCTGCCACCAAGCCACGAGAATCAACAATACGAGTGTAAATATCAGCAATCTCTTGTTCATGACCGCCTTGTGAGCAGGTATTCTTCAAGCATGAGCGAAGCAGCAACGCGGTCGATGTCCCCTTTCTTCATGCTCAATCCGGCCTCTTTGAATTTGTTAACCGCATATTTGCTCAGATAGCGTTCGTCCCATTTTTCAACGTCGATATCGAGCTGGCGCTTTAGCCTCTTTATGAAACGTTCGATCTGACGGCTGATCTCTGTAGGCTCGCCACGCATCGAGACTGGATTTCCCACAATTATCAGACCTACGTTGTTTTCATCTACGATACACTTAAGTCGTTTTATTAAATCAGCAACCGACTTCGGTTTTATCGTCAACAGCGGTTGGGGTATTGTGCACAACGGATCGGTAATGGCCACGCCGACCCTTTTCTGACCGTAATCGATTGCCATAATTCTCGTCATGTTTTCACAAATTATACCGATATATTTATTTCTGTCAATATTTATTGACTTTGAACACTATATTTGTAGAATATGTTGTGGCATATTTACGCATTATTCGTCCGGTGAACTGTATCATTACTTCCATATCTGTACTGGTCGGTGGGTGGATAGCAAAAGAAATCTTCCTGTCGGGCAATCTAGTCATAGCCGCGCTCATCGGTTTTGCCGTATGCGCCTTTGGCAACCTCATAAACGACATCAAAGACATAGAAATAGACCGAATCAACAATCCAACGCGCCCCCTTCCATCGGGCAAAGTGAAGAAGAATTTTATCTGGCTCATGGCGTTCGCATCCATGATTGGCTCGGCGATAGCCTCTTTTTTTCTGGGGACAATTCCATTTCTGGTCGTAATTGCGGCGATTATTCTGCTCATCTTCTATTCCGTATATCTGAAGAAAACCGTCTTCGGCAATATCACCGTGGCTTTAATTGCGGGACTCAGTTTCATTTTTGGAGGGGTTGTAGCCAATAATATTCTGTCTATTGTCCCCGCGATATTTTCAATATTGATCCATATGCCGCGCGAAATCCTGAAGGATGTGATCGATATGAAGGGCGACAGAATGACCGGCGCCGTTACGCTTCCGATCCTGGTAGGCCCCATGCAGGCGTACAACATCAGCGCCATCTTCCTGAGCGTCTTGTGTCTGATGCTTCCCATACCGTACATCACCGGTATACTTGACGCGACATATATCATCATCATCCTTGCCGGAGCATACCCTCTGCTTATCTATATCATATGGCGGCTTCTGAAAAAACCACCCGCCAGCGCATTGCACCTCATCAGCAATCTCATCAAAGCATCTATGATCGTGGGATTGCTGGCAATGATCATTTCATGATCAAAACGGTAATATTGGGAATCGTTCAGGGACTTACCGAGTTTCTGCCTGTTTCGAGCTCTGGACATCTTGCCATTTTAGAGAATATGCTCGGTATCACCGAACCGATGACCATTGCGGTATTTCTGCATTTCGGCACTTTCATTGCTATCATCGTCTTTTTCTTCAAACCACTCAGAGAACTTGTTCAAGGAATCCTCACCGGCGACCGCGAGAGTATCTCTTATGCCGGTAAAATTATCGTCGGCACCATCCCGATTGTGGCTGCCGGGATATTCTTCAGATCATGGGTTGCCGGAGCTTTCAATAACACGAATGTTGTTGCCGTCCTGCTTGGTGTAACAGGTGCGGTTGTACTACTAACTGGTGTAGTAACTAAGAAACAAAAGCAAGTAACCATGACCTCGGCGATATGGATCGGTATTGGCCAGATGCTCGCGATTCTACCGGGCATATCCAGGTCGGGAATGACGATTTCGGCCGGGATGTTTTCGGGAACAGCTCCGGAGCGCGCCTTCCGTTTTTCTTTTCTTCTGGCCATCCCGGCGATTCTCGGCGCCAACCTCTTCGAATTGAGAAACGTATCGGACATCACCAACCTGCCCGAATTAATGATCGGCACGCTTTGCAGTTTTGTTAGCGGGCTAGCAGCCTTGTCGGTTCTACGGCGCACAGTATACAGGAGATTTCATCTCTTCGGCATTTATTGCCTGATTATTAGTGTAACACTACTGATATTTCAACCATGAGAATATATCAAATAGTAACATTTTTCATTGTTTTAACGACCATGATCCGCGGTGATGTCAACCGCTACCGAAAAGACAACCTGCTGCTGGAGAACATACCGGAAATACCGATCCAGGTTGTTTCCCGTCTGCAGCCCTACCAGAACGTCCGGGCCGCGTCATTCCAGGACTGGCTGCCGCAGGATGCAGGGATTTTAATAAGAACAAGATTTGGCGAGTCAAGCCAGATCCATGTTGTAGAGTCGCCCGGAGGCATGCGCCGTCAAATTACCTTCTTCGACGAACCGGTCGATGAATGCAGGGTATGTCCTGATCCAAGAAAAACGGTACTGCTCTTTACCAAAGATTCGGCCGGTAATGAGGTTCATCAAATATATGAACATAACTACGCAACCGGCTCCTACAAAATGTTGAGCGACGGAGAAACAAAGAATAATTCTGTAGTATGGTCGAGGAAGGGCGACATCTTCGCTTTTCGCTCCGATAAACGCAACCGGCGAGACTATGATATCTATCTTGGGGACCTGCGCGGCAAACAGAGTTTCCGGTGCATCCTCAAGGAAGGAGGCTATTGGTACCCCGTTGAATTTTCACCTGACGACCGCAAGCTGCTGGTCAAGAAATACGTATCCTCGGACGAGTCGTACTACTACATAATCGATTTGAAGAATCAAAAGGCAACACCAATATGCAGTGATACGAACAAGATCGCCTACGGAGCCGCCCGCTGGTCGCCCGACATGCGGGGAATATACGTTGTCTCGGATAAGTTCAGCGACTTCCGACAACTGTTATACCTTGATCTACAAAAAGGGGATTTCGAAATACTGACAAAGCAGATCGCCTGGGATGTCGGTGAGGTCGAAATATCCCCGGCAGGGACCGATCTTGCCTTCACCGGTAACGAGAAAGGTTTCAGCAGGCTATATCTTATGGACATGAGAACCCGCGCCCTCAGCCGCGTGAGCCTGCCGGATGCGCAGATATATAATCTGACGTTCAAGCCCAACGGCGACGAACTCGCGATCACTCTGAACAGGCCGACCCAACCCGGTGATGTGTACACACTGAATCTAAGAACGAAGAAATTTCTGCGGTGGACATGCAGCGAGGTCGGCGGGCTGGATACGCTATCGTTCGTGTCACCGAGACTGATATACTACGAAACATTTGACAGCGTCCAGGGGCAGCCCCGTACCATTCCCGCCTACTACTACGAACCGAAAAAATTCAAGCCACCGTATCCCGTATTGATCGAATGCCACGGAGGCCCGGCCGTGCAGAAAAAACCGTATTTTTCGTATTTGTTCCAGTTCTTCCTCAATGATATGGGCATCGCGGTTATCGCGCCAAACGTTCGCGGCTCGACCGGCTACGGACGGGAATACATGATGCTCGACGACGGCTACAACAGAGAAAACTCGGTGAAGGACATCGGCGCCCTACTCGACTGGATAAAGGAACAGCCGCAACTCGACCGCCGGCGTGTCGCCATCAGCGGCGCTTCATACGGCGGGTACATGGCACTCGCGGCAATGGTTCACTACGGTGACCGATTGACATGCGGGGTCGACATTCTCGGCATCAGTAATTTTGTCACGTTCCTTGAAAATACCGGCAAATACCGCCAGGACCTGCGCCGTGAGGAATACGGCGATGAGCGCGATCCAAAAATGCACGATTTCCTCTCCCGCATATCGCCGCTAACCAACGCAAACCTTATAAAGAAACCCATGTTCATCGTACAGGGGCTCAACGACCCAAGAGTACCGGTCTCCGAGGCCGAGCAGATCGTCCAGGCAATGCGCAAGAATAATGTTGAAGTCTGGTATCTGCTGGCTGAGGATGAGGGGCACGGTTTTGGTAAAAAATCGAACCGGAATTTTTTCCAGCAGGCAATGACCTTGTTCCTGGAAAAGTATTTGATAAAGAAGAAATAACGCGCCAAATGGCTCAAAAAGGATGAAGAAGGCTACAATAGGCACACAATGGCGCATCAGATAAGCCATCATCGCCCCCTGGAGCCTTCTATCTATGAGCCCTTTTTCAACCTTTTCATTAAGGAGGTTTTATGAAAATTCTGGTTGGTTATTATTCACGCAGCGGCAACACAAAAAAGATGGCCGAGGCGATCGCCAGAGGTATCGCGGACGAAGGCATGGCATGCGACGTGAAACAGATCTCCGATATCAGCGTTGACGAACTGCTGCACTATGAAGGGCTCATCTTTGGCTCGCCGACCTACTACGGTCAGATGGCAGCCGAGTTGAAAAAGCTGTTTGATGACAGCGTAAAACACCACGGCAAACTGACCGGCAAAGTCGGTGGTGCTTTCACTTCGAGCGGCATGATGGGCGGTGGCGGAGAGACTACGATTTTCAGCATCTTCGAAGCCTTGCTCATCCACGGCATGATCATTGCCGGTGATGCTAAAATACAGCACTACGGACCGCTTGCTGTTGGCGCACCGGACAAAGAAGCCGACAAGACTTGCACGAAATACGGCAAAAAGATCGCCGTGCTGACTAAGAAACTCTTCGGCAACTAAATCGCTGACTCAGCAAACTTGATGCTGTTCCCGGTGTGTAACAGTATCTTTCCATTTATCAGCAGTTTGACGAAAACCTCTCCTGAGAGAGGCTATAAGCGGAATACAATTCCGCATTTTACTTTATTTCAATTTCGGTAATAGGGTTTCGATATTGTTTCGTGCTTCGTATTTCGGATTTCGTGCTTATCTTTTGTCGTGTCCGTCTGCTTGACGTTGTGCAATTTCTGGATATAATAGGCCGGGAGTCTAAATGCCAAAAATGAAGGCCGTAGTAAAGATAAAACGCGCACCGGGTGCCGAAATCATCGACATAGACGTACCGACACCCGGCCCTGATGATGTTCTGGTAAAGGTCCTGGCAACTTCGATATGCGGGACTGATCTGCATATCTATGAGTGGAACGAGTGGGCGCAGGGCCGGATCAAGAACATACCTCAAGTCATGGGGCATGAACTTTGCGGCGAAATCGTGCAGACAGGCAAGAACGTAAAGAATTTGAAGAAAGGCGATAACATATCAGCGGAGACCCATATTGCCTGCGGGCACTGCTATCTGTGCCATACCGGCAACGCCCATATCTGCGTCAACGGCCGCATATTCGGGGTCGACATTAACGGTGTATTCGCGGAATACGCGGTAGTACCCGCACCGAATGCGTGGATCCTGGACAATCGTATTCACAAAGACTTCGCGTCGGTAATGGAGCCGCTCGGCAATGCGGTGCATACGGTACTGGCCGGCGAGATCACCGGCAATACTGTTCTCATCACCGGATGCGGCCCGATCGGACTCATGAGCATCGCGGTGTCACGGGTTTGCGGCGCCACAAAGATAATCGCAACAGAAATAAATGACTTCCGCATCGGCCTCGCCCAAAAAGTCGGCGCCGATGTCGTACTCAACCCCAGGAAAGACAAAGTCGTTTCGAGAGTTCTCGAAGAAACGGATGGACTCGGCGTTGATGTCGTTTTAGAAATGTCCGGTAATCCAACGGCAATCATCGACGCATTCGGAGCTTTGAGACCTGGTGGGCGCTACTCGATCCTCGGTATACCCGACAAACCAATGGAAATAGATGTCGGCAAACACATTGTATTCAAGTATGCTACAGTGCAGGGCATTAACGGCCGGCTGATGTTCTCCACCTGGCACAAGACAGCAAGATTCTTAAGTTCTGGCCGGCTCGATCTCCAACCCATCATAACTCATCGATTGCGCCTCGATGAATATGAGAAAGGAATGGAATTGATGAGGCAGGGTAATTGCGGCAAGATACTG
It contains:
- the mltG gene encoding endolytic transglycosylase MltG, translated to MNKRLLIFTLVLLILVAWWQPLTLGRTEVTIPDNASAREIAVFLADQNIVRNVDEFLFWLKVSGQERQLKAGTYELYKYKNPLYLINQLRSGGRSEIIVTIPEGSTIRETGQILADHGLVDYTRFIQLCSDDSLIDALGLNMRSLEGYLFPDTYSLSVMQSEEAVITMMVRNFLRRVPKYGLKSADSLHRAVILASIVEREAKYEEERPIIARVFLNRLNSNRPLESCATIFYILKTAENPVSKQKLTDQDLKISSPYNTYLHLGLPPGPICSPGESSIKAAITPADVDYLYFVARGDGRHHFSRTYREHALAKDRYQ
- the ruvX gene encoding Holliday junction resolvase RuvX gives rise to the protein MTRIMAIDYGQKRVGVAITDPLCTIPQPLLTIKPKSVADLIKRLKCIVDENNVGLIIVGNPVSMRGEPTEISRQIERFIKRLKRQLDIDVEKWDERYLSKYAVNKFKEAGLSMKKGDIDRVAASLMLEEYLLTRRS
- a CDS encoding geranylgeranylglycerol-phosphate geranylgeranyltransferase codes for the protein MAYLRIIRPVNCIITSISVLVGGWIAKEIFLSGNLVIAALIGFAVCAFGNLINDIKDIEIDRINNPTRPLPSGKVKKNFIWLMAFASMIGSAIASFFLGTIPFLVVIAAIILLIFYSVYLKKTVFGNITVALIAGLSFIFGGVVANNILSIVPAIFSILIHMPREILKDVIDMKGDRMTGAVTLPILVGPMQAYNISAIFLSVLCLMLPIPYITGILDATYIIIILAGAYPLLIYIIWRLLKKPPASALHLISNLIKASMIVGLLAMIIS
- a CDS encoding undecaprenyl-diphosphate phosphatase, whose translation is MAASEKTTRQRIAPHQQSHQSIYDRGIAGNDHFMIKTVILGIVQGLTEFLPVSSSGHLAILENMLGITEPMTIAVFLHFGTFIAIIVFFFKPLRELVQGILTGDRESISYAGKIIVGTIPIVAAGIFFRSWVAGAFNNTNVVAVLLGVTGAVVLLTGVVTKKQKQVTMTSAIWIGIGQMLAILPGISRSGMTISAGMFSGTAPERAFRFSFLLAIPAILGANLFELRNVSDITNLPELMIGTLCSFVSGLAALSVLRRTVYRRFHLFGIYCLIISVTLLIFQP
- a CDS encoding S9 family peptidase — translated: MRIYQIVTFFIVLTTMIRGDVNRYRKDNLLLENIPEIPIQVVSRLQPYQNVRAASFQDWLPQDAGILIRTRFGESSQIHVVESPGGMRRQITFFDEPVDECRVCPDPRKTVLLFTKDSAGNEVHQIYEHNYATGSYKMLSDGETKNNSVVWSRKGDIFAFRSDKRNRRDYDIYLGDLRGKQSFRCILKEGGYWYPVEFSPDDRKLLVKKYVSSDESYYYIIDLKNQKATPICSDTNKIAYGAARWSPDMRGIYVVSDKFSDFRQLLYLDLQKGDFEILTKQIAWDVGEVEISPAGTDLAFTGNEKGFSRLYLMDMRTRALSRVSLPDAQIYNLTFKPNGDELAITLNRPTQPGDVYTLNLRTKKFLRWTCSEVGGLDTLSFVSPRLIYYETFDSVQGQPRTIPAYYYEPKKFKPPYPVLIECHGGPAVQKKPYFSYLFQFFLNDMGIAVIAPNVRGSTGYGREYMMLDDGYNRENSVKDIGALLDWIKEQPQLDRRRVAISGASYGGYMALAAMVHYGDRLTCGVDILGISNFVTFLENTGKYRQDLRREEYGDERDPKMHDFLSRISPLTNANLIKKPMFIVQGLNDPRVPVSEAEQIVQAMRKNNVEVWYLLAEDEGHGFGKKSNRNFFQQAMTLFLEKYLIKKK
- a CDS encoding NAD(P)H-dependent oxidoreductase, encoding MKILVGYYSRSGNTKKMAEAIARGIADEGMACDVKQISDISVDELLHYEGLIFGSPTYYGQMAAELKKLFDDSVKHHGKLTGKVGGAFTSSGMMGGGGETTIFSIFEALLIHGMIIAGDAKIQHYGPLAVGAPDKEADKTCTKYGKKIAVLTKKLFGN
- the tdh gene encoding L-threonine 3-dehydrogenase; the protein is MPKMKAVVKIKRAPGAEIIDIDVPTPGPDDVLVKVLATSICGTDLHIYEWNEWAQGRIKNIPQVMGHELCGEIVQTGKNVKNLKKGDNISAETHIACGHCYLCHTGNAHICVNGRIFGVDINGVFAEYAVVPAPNAWILDNRIHKDFASVMEPLGNAVHTVLAGEITGNTVLITGCGPIGLMSIAVSRVCGATKIIATEINDFRIGLAQKVGADVVLNPRKDKVVSRVLEETDGLGVDVVLEMSGNPTAIIDAFGALRPGGRYSILGIPDKPMEIDVGKHIVFKYATVQGINGRLMFSTWHKTARFLSSGRLDLQPIITHRLRLDEYEKGMELMRQGNCGKILLYP